Proteins encoded together in one Solidesulfovibrio fructosivorans JJ] window:
- a CDS encoding cache domain-containing protein, which produces MTSIKDWSISLKIVIVSILMLTALSALSVGFFIYELGAYRDDNGRALRRKLYAQAKAREMETVKQVYGVINYFYDVSKDEEALKKRAHDRLKAVVDAVVNQAEAFYAAHKDTMPREELLARIKEMARDARFDGGNYIWINDLTPRMVMHPVKPALDGKDLSGFRDPKGVALFNDMVKVAKASGEGMVSYMWDKPDAPGDPKPKVSYVRLMPQLGWVFGSGAWIEDATARLREEAKAQVSKMRLPDGNYFFIYDTTRPVPRMVMHPIRPDFDGKVMDMPDQNRARSLQSGADGAVEDFPANTKNIAQAMLEAVEKTGDGFVTYDWSKPLPGGGATKELYPKLSYVMLFRPWNWIIGMGDYIDGIDQAVADESAQLDKAVHAIAVKLVIASVAFLVLMAALTFLIMRRLVNRPIRAIVDYADRVAGGELGASVGAELTAEMAQLASSIRAMVAKLKEELEFARGILDSITMPCVVAGPDGTVLLVNRWLAHFLGEKKEPEHYTGRNLRDVFAAHPPVSKTLSEVLGHREIMTNVEYDGTYAWGERFFVKIDAAPISGEDGRMLGVFAMLATLTRVKLQQEALVEQNSLIAQAAGTAEGIATRLSDNAKSLAELIDRTSDGVSNQRRRTEETATAMEEMNATVLEVAQNAGAAAGSAEDAKSQARQGSDMVREVMRAIEDVKTMAEKLRADMGELGQRAEGIGKVLDVISDIADQTNLLALNAAIEAARAGDAGRGFAVVADEVRKLAEKTMAATREVGQAIDAVQQGARRGNEETIKAAEAVARSTRIAEKAGTALDAIVGMVESTADQIRTIATAAEQQSATAHQISRATEEVSRVALDIREGMEASVTAVRGLNEEAAELNELIARMQSTDSGDAGPGQLPA; this is translated from the coding sequence ATGACAAGCATCAAGGACTGGTCCATCAGCCTCAAGATCGTCATTGTCAGCATCCTCATGCTCACGGCCCTCTCCGCGCTGTCCGTGGGCTTTTTCATTTACGAACTGGGCGCATACCGCGACGACAACGGCCGGGCCCTGCGGCGAAAGCTCTACGCCCAGGCCAAAGCGCGGGAGATGGAAACGGTCAAGCAAGTCTACGGAGTCATCAACTACTTTTACGACGTGTCCAAGGACGAAGAGGCGCTCAAAAAACGCGCCCACGACCGCCTGAAGGCCGTGGTCGACGCCGTGGTCAACCAGGCCGAGGCCTTTTACGCCGCCCACAAGGACACGATGCCCCGCGAGGAGCTGCTCGCCCGCATCAAGGAAATGGCCAGGGACGCCCGTTTCGACGGCGGCAACTACATCTGGATCAACGACCTGACTCCGCGCATGGTCATGCACCCCGTAAAGCCCGCCTTGGACGGCAAGGACCTTTCCGGCTTCCGCGACCCCAAGGGCGTGGCGCTTTTCAACGACATGGTCAAGGTGGCCAAGGCCTCCGGCGAGGGCATGGTGTCCTACATGTGGGACAAGCCCGACGCGCCGGGCGATCCCAAGCCCAAGGTCTCCTACGTGCGCCTTATGCCGCAACTTGGCTGGGTCTTCGGCTCCGGAGCCTGGATCGAGGACGCCACGGCCCGGCTTCGGGAAGAGGCCAAGGCGCAGGTGTCCAAGATGCGCCTGCCCGACGGCAACTACTTCTTCATCTACGACACGACCAGACCCGTTCCGCGCATGGTCATGCACCCCATCCGGCCCGATTTCGACGGCAAGGTCATGGACATGCCGGACCAGAACCGGGCGAGGAGCCTGCAATCCGGCGCCGACGGCGCGGTGGAGGATTTCCCGGCGAACACGAAGAACATCGCCCAGGCCATGCTCGAGGCCGTGGAAAAGACCGGCGACGGCTTCGTGACCTACGACTGGTCCAAGCCGTTGCCGGGCGGGGGCGCGACCAAGGAGCTCTACCCCAAACTCAGCTACGTCATGCTGTTTCGGCCCTGGAACTGGATCATCGGCATGGGCGACTATATCGACGGCATCGACCAGGCCGTGGCCGACGAATCGGCCCAGTTGGACAAGGCCGTGCACGCCATCGCGGTCAAGCTCGTCATCGCCTCCGTCGCCTTTCTCGTGCTGATGGCGGCGCTGACGTTTCTCATCATGCGCCGTCTGGTCAACCGGCCCATCCGGGCCATCGTGGATTACGCCGACCGGGTGGCCGGCGGCGAACTCGGCGCATCGGTGGGGGCGGAACTGACGGCGGAAATGGCCCAGCTCGCGTCCTCCATCCGGGCCATGGTGGCCAAGCTCAAGGAAGAGCTGGAATTCGCCCGGGGCATCCTCGACTCCATCACCATGCCCTGCGTGGTGGCCGGCCCGGACGGCACGGTGCTTCTGGTCAACCGCTGGCTGGCCCATTTCCTGGGCGAGAAAAAGGAGCCGGAGCACTACACCGGCCGCAACCTGCGCGACGTTTTCGCCGCGCACCCCCCGGTGTCGAAGACGCTAAGTGAGGTGCTCGGCCACCGGGAGATCATGACCAACGTGGAGTACGACGGGACCTACGCCTGGGGCGAGCGGTTCTTCGTCAAGATCGACGCCGCGCCGATAAGCGGGGAGGACGGACGCATGCTCGGCGTGTTCGCCATGCTGGCCACCCTGACCCGGGTCAAACTCCAGCAGGAAGCCCTGGTCGAACAAAACAGCCTCATCGCCCAGGCCGCCGGCACGGCCGAGGGCATTGCCACCCGGCTTTCGGACAACGCCAAATCCCTGGCCGAGCTGATCGACCGCACGAGCGACGGCGTGTCCAACCAGCGACGGCGCACCGAGGAAACGGCCACGGCCATGGAAGAAATGAACGCCACCGTGCTGGAGGTCGCCCAGAACGCCGGGGCCGCTGCGGGCAGCGCCGAGGATGCCAAGTCACAGGCGCGGCAGGGCTCGGACATGGTGCGCGAGGTGATGCGGGCCATCGAGGACGTCAAGACCATGGCCGAGAAACTGCGCGCCGACATGGGCGAACTCGGCCAGCGCGCCGAAGGCATCGGCAAGGTGCTGGACGTCATCTCCGACATCGCCGACCAGACGAACCTGCTGGCCTTAAACGCCGCCATCGAGGCGGCCCGGGCCGGCGATGCCGGACGGGGCTTCGCGGTCGTGGCCGACGAGGTCAGAAAGCTCGCCGAAAAGACCATGGCCGCCACCCGGGAGGTGGGCCAGGCCATCGATGCCGTGCAGCAAGGCGCGCGGCGCGGCAACGAGGAAACGATCAAGGCGGCGGAGGCCGTCGCCCGCAGCACCCGGATCGCCGAAAAGGCCGGCACGGCCCTCGACGCCATCGTGGGCATGGTCGAGAGCACGGCCGACCAGATCCGGACCATCGCCACGGCCGCCGAACAGCAGTCGGCCACGGCCCACCAGATCAGCCGGGCCACGGAGGAAGTCAGCCGCGTGGCCTTGGACATCCGCGAGGGCATGGAGGCTTCGGTCACGGCGGTGCGCGGCCTCAACGAGGAAGCCGCGGAATTGAACGAACTGATAGCCCGGATGCAATCCACGGACTCCGGCGATGCGGGCCCCGGGCAACTGCCGGCCTAG
- the tsaA gene encoding tRNA (N6-threonylcarbamoyladenosine(37)-N6)-methyltransferase TrmO: protein METVYSFTPIGVIRSPYSSLAGMPVQPGGARNALGRLELLPELVPALADLTGFSHVYLIYVFHASRGFDPRVVPYLDDTPRGLFATRAPRRPNPIGLSVVAVESVAGNVVTVRGVDVLDGTPLLDIKPYAPGFDAPGCAIRCGWMEGRDGAVASTRADARFAPEDDGEAEKV from the coding sequence ATGGAAACGGTTTATTCCTTTACGCCCATCGGCGTTATCCGCAGTCCCTATTCCAGTCTGGCCGGCATGCCGGTCCAGCCCGGCGGGGCGCGAAACGCCCTGGGCCGGCTGGAGCTTTTGCCCGAACTGGTCCCGGCCCTGGCCGACCTGACCGGGTTTTCCCACGTCTATCTCATCTACGTCTTCCACGCCTCGCGGGGGTTCGACCCGAGGGTGGTGCCCTATCTCGACGACACGCCGCGCGGGCTTTTCGCCACCCGCGCCCCAAGACGCCCCAACCCCATCGGGCTTTCGGTGGTGGCGGTGGAATCGGTTGCCGGCAATGTGGTGACCGTGCGGGGAGTCGATGTGCTCGACGGCACGCCGCTTCTCGACATCAAGCCCTATGCGCCGGGCTTCGACGCCCCGGGATGCGCGATACGCTGCGGCTGGATGGAGGGCCGCGACGGGGCCGTGGCTTCGACGCGGGCCGACGCCCGGTTCGCGCCCGAGGACGACGGGGAGGCGGAGAAGGTTTGA
- a CDS encoding SPOR domain-containing protein: MSERLSLSRLGAACLLLALALSPARLCAAQETPRSGSFGFDVCGALTTDPGLADGWPAAKDVRPGEAVLNTDKGLGCRFTPAGEAGGGTVLLEARLTRPTATGDGTAVDRWRVSARKGEPAAIVYAFYPPGRAMPGQWSLAVYDGETRLAAASFTVVGSAIRSIVTPPAAEEALPGAPDGAAPNARPAAPTAPAPAPAPTSEAAPKPAPEAASETPQPQSAPKAAPSEAASKPAATAKGPPAQPAAAKPAAAPATGFYALQTGLFADAANADAQAARIRRRGIPACVAVEGKGKDRRYRVLAGRYGDKRAALATRGEVGRASGVRPLIFAVGAAQAGKLRCH; encoded by the coding sequence ATGTCCGAACGCCTCTCCCTGTCCCGTCTCGGCGCGGCCTGCCTGCTGCTGGCCCTGGCCCTTTCGCCCGCAAGGCTTTGCGCCGCGCAGGAGACTCCCCGATCCGGCTCCTTCGGCTTCGACGTGTGCGGGGCGCTGACCACGGACCCCGGCCTTGCCGACGGTTGGCCCGCCGCCAAGGACGTGCGGCCGGGCGAAGCCGTCCTGAACACGGACAAGGGGCTCGGCTGCCGCTTCACCCCGGCCGGCGAGGCGGGCGGTGGGACGGTCCTCCTGGAAGCGCGGCTCACGCGGCCCACGGCGACGGGCGACGGCACGGCCGTGGACCGCTGGCGCGTATCGGCGCGAAAAGGGGAGCCGGCGGCCATCGTCTACGCATTTTATCCGCCGGGCCGGGCCATGCCCGGGCAATGGTCGCTTGCGGTCTACGACGGCGAAACGCGGCTTGCCGCCGCGTCCTTCACCGTGGTCGGGTCCGCGATCCGAAGTATCGTCACTCCTCCCGCAGCCGAGGAAGCCCTGCCCGGAGCGCCGGACGGAGCAGCTCCCAACGCGCGGCCGGCCGCGCCCACCGCCCCGGCCCCGGCCCCGGCCCCGACAAGCGAAGCCGCGCCAAAGCCGGCCCCCGAGGCCGCTTCGGAGACGCCCCAACCACAGTCCGCGCCAAAGGCCGCACCGTCCGAGGCCGCAAGCAAACCCGCCGCCACCGCGAAGGGACCCCCGGCCCAACCGGCCGCCGCCAAGCCGGCCGCCGCGCCGGCAACCGGATTTTACGCCTTGCAGACCGGGCTGTTCGCCGATGCCGCCAACGCCGACGCGCAAGCCGCCAGAATCCGCCGCCGGGGCATCCCGGCCTGCGTGGCTGTGGAAGGAAAGGGCAAGGACCGGCGCTACCGGGTGCTGGCCGGACGCTACGGCGACAAGCGGGCAGCCCTGGCCACGCGCGGCGAGGTGGGCCGGGCCTCCGGGGTGCGGCCGCTCATCTTCGCCGTGGGCGCGGCCCAGGCGGGCAAACTGCGCTGCCACTAA
- a CDS encoding tetratricopeptide repeat protein yields the protein MSNNIMRVKTDQATRRYERIVLDYFAAGGMAVIATDDESFARMVKLTLAGIRVDVRATCRDTAEYDEAVTFANKAVTRLPVPLLLFLERRMRKTTCIKTIKVLKNFYADRVRVIVASTEISREEMVLTHEVGADSFITKPISANAIIEKIAFAIRPNNQLGVLLDRAAELIESGDLEQAQRITAKAMEIKPDSLKCHLLLGDVARKRGEYEAAEKHYQAAARVEKLFIEPLKRLVELCRESGEMDKRLAYLTRLDSLSPLNFERKVEIGETYLAKGDTEKAKGCFEEARRVVTRVASDMVSESLMEIARKIGEKDQEMALRFVTEAIEAKGEALSQADLWMFNDRGILLRRQGLWSQAVENYAKALNIAPGDAGLLYNMGVAHADGKQHDIALDFFEKALAADPTLMTQAPSVGYNIATAHHRCRNLAKARDCLRAALELDPDYAPAKRLLEHLAG from the coding sequence ATGTCCAACAACATCATGCGCGTCAAAACGGACCAGGCGACCAGACGTTACGAGCGCATCGTCCTGGACTATTTCGCCGCGGGCGGCATGGCGGTCATCGCCACCGACGACGAGAGCTTCGCCCGCATGGTCAAGCTGACCCTGGCCGGCATCCGCGTGGACGTGCGGGCGACATGCCGCGATACCGCCGAATACGACGAGGCCGTGACCTTCGCCAACAAGGCCGTGACGCGCCTGCCCGTGCCGCTGCTGCTTTTTCTCGAACGGCGCATGCGCAAGACCACCTGCATCAAGACCATCAAGGTGCTCAAGAACTTCTATGCCGACCGGGTGCGGGTGATTGTGGCCAGCACCGAGATCTCCCGGGAGGAGATGGTGCTGACCCACGAGGTCGGGGCCGACAGCTTCATCACCAAGCCCATCTCGGCCAACGCCATCATCGAGAAGATCGCCTTCGCCATCCGTCCCAACAACCAGCTCGGCGTGCTCCTCGACCGGGCGGCGGAGCTGATCGAATCGGGCGATCTGGAACAGGCGCAACGCATCACGGCCAAGGCCATGGAGATCAAGCCCGACAGCCTCAAGTGCCACCTGCTTTTGGGGGATGTGGCGCGAAAGCGGGGGGAATACGAGGCCGCGGAAAAGCATTACCAGGCCGCCGCCCGGGTGGAGAAGCTCTTTATCGAGCCGCTCAAAAGGCTCGTCGAACTGTGCCGGGAATCCGGCGAGATGGACAAGCGGCTGGCCTACCTGACGCGCCTGGACAGCCTGTCGCCACTCAATTTCGAGCGCAAGGTGGAAATCGGCGAGACGTACCTGGCCAAAGGCGACACCGAGAAGGCCAAGGGCTGTTTCGAGGAGGCCCGGCGCGTGGTCACCCGGGTGGCCTCGGACATGGTCAGCGAGTCGCTGATGGAGATCGCCCGCAAGATCGGCGAAAAGGACCAGGAGATGGCGCTGCGCTTCGTCACGGAGGCCATCGAGGCCAAGGGCGAGGCGCTGTCCCAGGCCGATTTATGGATGTTCAACGATCGCGGCATATTGCTCCGCCGCCAGGGATTGTGGTCCCAGGCCGTGGAAAACTACGCCAAGGCCCTGAACATCGCCCCCGGGGACGCCGGCCTGCTCTACAACATGGGCGTCGCCCACGCCGACGGCAAGCAGCATGATATCGCGCTGGATTTTTTTGAAAAAGCCCTGGCGGCCGATCCGACACTCATGACCCAGGCGCCCTCGGTCGGCTACAACATCGCCACGGCCCACCACCGTTGCCGCAACCTGGCCAAAGCCCGCGACTGCCTGCGCGCCGCTTTGGAGCTCGACCCCGACTACGCCCCGGCCAAACGCCTGCTCGAGCACCTCGCCGGATAG
- a CDS encoding HD domain-containing phosphohydrolase, with protein MGVRQKILFVDDDAELTASLKRKLRRKFAIDVAEGPLRALEAVTENGPYAVVVADLRMPGIDGLELLARLKKACPDTIRIMLTGYAGLEEAMRAVNVGGVFRFLAKPCPEEELEEALAAGVAQYLQVTGEKEFLKGSLRGIIKVLTDLLELLNPEATARSARVKRLVTDMARYCDAPDIWRIELAVILSQLGAMVMPESMFATLRAKGTLKGERAALFARHPAIGADILDNIPKLGEVAHIIRHQETPFAGEGTDGPSGKQIPLGSRLLKVALDYDRLLTSGVGRDEALAVMAEREGLYDPKALELLGVLAGSREGYSRGEASVTSLTAGMVLEEDICLGTGEKAAVAGQVVDPGLIERLHDLGAFRKQTLKVLSPTTETAASDMTDPELLALLRRVRNALPET; from the coding sequence ATGGGCGTCAGACAAAAAATACTGTTCGTCGACGACGACGCGGAACTCACCGCATCGCTGAAGCGCAAGCTGCGACGCAAATTCGCCATCGACGTGGCCGAGGGGCCGCTTCGCGCCCTGGAGGCCGTCACCGAGAACGGCCCCTACGCCGTGGTCGTGGCGGACCTGCGCATGCCCGGCATCGACGGCCTGGAACTGCTTGCCCGGCTCAAAAAGGCCTGTCCCGACACCATCCGCATCATGCTCACCGGATATGCCGGCCTGGAGGAAGCCATGCGCGCCGTCAACGTCGGCGGCGTGTTCCGCTTCCTGGCCAAGCCCTGCCCCGAGGAGGAACTGGAGGAAGCCCTGGCGGCGGGCGTGGCCCAGTATCTCCAGGTCACGGGTGAAAAGGAATTTCTCAAAGGGTCGCTTCGCGGCATCATCAAGGTGCTCACCGACCTGCTGGAGCTGCTCAATCCCGAGGCCACGGCCCGTTCGGCCCGGGTCAAGCGGCTGGTCACGGACATGGCCCGCTACTGCGACGCCCCGGATATCTGGCGCATCGAGCTGGCCGTCATCCTGTCCCAGCTCGGGGCCATGGTCATGCCCGAATCCATGTTCGCCACCCTGCGGGCGAAAGGGACCCTCAAGGGCGAGCGGGCCGCGCTTTTCGCCCGCCATCCGGCCATCGGCGCGGACATTCTGGACAATATCCCCAAACTCGGCGAAGTGGCCCACATCATTCGCCACCAGGAAACGCCTTTTGCCGGCGAGGGAACGGACGGCCCCTCGGGCAAGCAAATTCCCCTCGGCTCGCGCCTGCTCAAGGTGGCCCTGGACTACGACCGGTTGCTGACCTCGGGGGTCGGCCGCGACGAGGCCCTGGCCGTCATGGCCGAGCGCGAAGGGCTCTACGACCCCAAGGCGCTGGAACTGCTCGGCGTACTGGCCGGCTCGCGGGAAGGCTACAGCCGGGGCGAGGCCTCGGTCACGTCCCTGACGGCCGGCATGGTTCTGGAAGAGGACATCTGTCTCGGCACCGGCGAAAAGGCGGCCGTGGCCGGACAGGTGGTGGACCCGGGGCTGATCGAACGTCTGCATGACCTCGGCGCGTTTCGCAAACAAACCCTCAAGGTGCTTTCACCCACAACCGAAACCGCCGCCTCCGACATGACCGACCCGGAGCTGCTGGCGCTTCTGCGCCGGGTCAGGAACGCCCTGCCGGAGACATAG
- a CDS encoding PAS domain-containing protein — translation MSRSRPQRPQNGPDLRAPYFEALLDALPVGLCFLDTDRKVVAANGALRRFYPGEFVVGRPCPAVGEACRPCLAEQALAAEEPVSRVADVVGPDGATRQVESVCHPLRGPDGRVFGLAEIVRDISRRVSAEREMAMAGQDIEMLLASIRSILVSLDGEDRVRRFNAGAETAFGIAAGEAKGKDFFALPLDWEGQALREAVAASRDRLSPVRVDEVRCRIPGGDERMLGLTVNPVPPAASGSRPGVLLLGQDLAEIKAREFKTLQERRMQAIGCLAAGIAHEINTPVQYVTYNVGFLEESFTDILRVADACRRLAALAAGAGGEIAAVGQELEALLEDAELDYLRQEIPAAIANSRKGLRQVSEIIAAMRQMSHPGTAESLFFDINAAVRDIVTITRNAWKHVAEVELKLADGLPLVYGQPHEVSQVLLNVVINAAQAVEERVGREPWRHGRIAIATSLEPQGVTVAVADNGAGIDPADEGRIFDPFFTSKPAGKGTGQGLAISQAIMSRHGGGIEVANRPGEGVTFFLRFPAENGDGTA, via the coding sequence GTGAGCCGGTCCCGCCCGCAACGCCCCCAAAACGGGCCCGATCTCCGCGCCCCGTATTTCGAGGCCCTGCTCGACGCGCTGCCTGTGGGCCTGTGCTTTCTGGACACGGACCGCAAGGTGGTGGCCGCCAACGGAGCCCTGCGCCGTTTTTATCCCGGGGAGTTCGTCGTGGGCCGCCCCTGCCCGGCCGTGGGCGAGGCCTGCCGGCCTTGTCTGGCCGAGCAGGCGCTTGCCGCCGAAGAGCCGGTCAGCCGCGTGGCCGACGTCGTCGGGCCGGACGGCGCGACGCGCCAGGTGGAAAGCGTCTGCCATCCGTTGCGGGGACCGGACGGCCGCGTCTTCGGCCTGGCCGAAATCGTGCGCGACATCAGCCGGCGCGTCTCGGCCGAACGGGAGATGGCCATGGCCGGGCAGGACATCGAAATGCTGCTCGCCTCCATCCGCTCCATCCTGGTGAGCCTGGACGGCGAGGATCGCGTGCGCCGGTTCAACGCTGGCGCCGAAACCGCCTTCGGAATCGCGGCCGGCGAGGCGAAGGGAAAGGACTTCTTCGCCTTGCCCCTTGACTGGGAGGGGCAGGCGCTGCGCGAGGCCGTGGCCGCAAGCCGCGACAGGCTGTCCCCGGTGCGCGTGGACGAGGTGCGCTGCCGCATACCGGGGGGAGACGAACGCATGCTGGGACTCACGGTCAACCCCGTGCCGCCGGCCGCGTCCGGGTCCCGGCCCGGCGTGCTCCTCCTCGGCCAGGACCTGGCCGAAATCAAGGCCCGGGAGTTCAAGACGCTCCAGGAACGGCGCATGCAGGCCATCGGCTGCCTGGCCGCCGGCATCGCCCACGAGATCAACACCCCCGTCCAGTACGTGACCTACAACGTCGGCTTCCTCGAGGAATCCTTCACGGACATCCTGCGCGTGGCCGACGCCTGCCGGCGTCTGGCCGCGCTGGCCGCCGGAGCCGGCGGGGAGATCGCCGCCGTGGGCCAGGAGCTCGAAGCGCTGCTCGAGGACGCGGAACTCGACTATCTGCGCCAGGAGATCCCCGCCGCCATCGCCAATTCCCGCAAAGGCCTGCGCCAGGTGTCCGAGATCATCGCGGCCATGCGCCAGATGTCCCACCCGGGCACGGCGGAATCGCTTTTTTTCGACATCAACGCCGCCGTGCGCGACATCGTCACCATCACCCGCAACGCCTGGAAACACGTGGCGGAGGTGGAATTAAAACTCGCTGACGGGCTGCCTTTGGTGTACGGTCAACCCCACGAGGTGTCCCAGGTGTTGCTCAACGTGGTCATAAACGCCGCCCAGGCGGTGGAGGAGCGTGTGGGCCGGGAGCCCTGGCGACACGGCCGCATCGCCATCGCCACCAGCCTCGAGCCCCAGGGCGTGACCGTCGCCGTGGCGGACAACGGCGCCGGCATCGATCCGGCCGACGAGGGACGCATCTTCGACCCCTTTTTCACCAGCAAGCCCGCCGGCAAGGGCACGGGGCAGGGGCTGGCCATAAGCCAGGCCATCATGTCCCGCCACGGCGGCGGCATCGAGGTGGCGAACCGGCCGGGGGAAGGCGTCACGTTTTTCCTTCGGTTTCCGGCGGAAAACGGCGACGGGACCGCATAA